GTATGAACATATTGGACAAAATCCACCATCTGTGCATATAGATATTGCGATGGATGTACCGCTTGCGCGGGGTTTGGGAAGTTCCGCAACGGCGATTGTTGGGGGTTTAGTTGGAGGAAATTTACTTGCAGGCGAACCACTTGATACAACTGCGGTGATGGAGTTGGCGATCGCTTTAGAAGGACATCCTGATAATGTTGTTCCGGCGTTGTTGGGGGGATGTCGATTAGCAGCAAGTGTTGAAACGCTAAGTCGCCAACGCTGGGAAATTTGTGATGTACCTTGGCATGAAAGTGTTGTACCTGTGGTGGCAATTCCTGATTTTGAGCTTTCGACGGCTGAGGCGCGGCGAGTGTTACCGAGTGAGGTGAGTCGTGCGGATGCGATTTTTAATACGGCGCATTTGGGGTTGCTATTGCGCGGCTTGGAGACGGGAAATGAAGATTGGATTCGGGCAGCTTTGCAGGATCGGTTGCATCAACCTTATCGTCAAGCTTTGATTCGAGGATATGAAGTGGTACAGCAAGCGGCGGTGGATGCTGGGGCGTATGGTTTAGTTGTTAGTGGTGCAGGTCCTACTTTACTTGCTTTGACAAACCCCAGACAAGCTGAGCCTGTGATTGAGGCGATCGCTCAAACTTGGCAGCAAGTAGGAGTAAAAGCCCAAGTGCGATCGTTGGAAATTGACAATCAAGGTGCGCGTAGC
The genomic region above belongs to Chroogloeocystis siderophila 5.2 s.c.1 and contains:
- the thrB gene encoding homoserine kinase, with protein sequence MTHSVSVTVPATTANLGPGFDCIGAALTLYNRFKFTHQDEVAIHVTGTESDRVRTDNSNLVYRSFVKLYEHIGQNPPSVHIDIAMDVPLARGLGSSATAIVGGLVGGNLLAGEPLDTTAVMELAIALEGHPDNVVPALLGGCRLAASVETLSRQRWEICDVPWHESVVPVVAIPDFELSTAEARRVLPSEVSRADAIFNTAHLGLLLRGLETGNEDWIRAALQDRLHQPYRQALIRGYEVVQQAAVDAGAYGLVVSGAGPTLLALTNPRQAEPVIEAIAQTWQQVGVKAQVRSLEIDNQGARSSNEVA